The genomic window TACGAGGAGTGGAAGGAGTTCACCGCGCCGGTCGACGTCAGTGTGGTCGCCACGGCGAAGATGGATGACCCGCCGATGCCGAAGCGAGTCTCCTTGCCCTCCATCGCTCCGCCGGCGAGGTCGAGGGCCGGGCCGTGGTGGGCGAACTCGGTCCACATCATGAGGGCCGTGAAGCCGATCCAGACGGTGGCCATCGCCGCGAGGATCGCGTACCCCTGGCGCAGACTGCCGACCATGCGGCCGAACGTCCGCGTCAGCGCGAACGGGATCAGCAGGATCAGGAAGATCTCGAAGAGGTTGGTGAACGGGGTGGGGTTCTCGAAGGGGTGGGCGGAGTTGGCGTTGAAGTAGCCGCCGCCGTTCGTGCCCAGCTCCTTGATGGCCTCCTGCGAGGCGACCGCCCCGCCGTTCCACTGCTGGGATCCGCCCGCGAACTGCCCGACACCGTGGATGCCGGCGAAGTTCTGGATGACGCCGCTCGCCACCAGCGCGATCGCGCCGATCACCGCGATGGGCAGCAGGATACGCACGGTGCCGCGGACCAGGTCCGTCCAGAAGTTGCCGAGCTCGCCGGTGCGGTGGCGCGAGAAGCCGCGCACGAGGGCGACGGCGACGGCCATTCCCACGGCCGCGGAGACGAAGTTCTGCACCGCCAGGCCGCCGGTCTGCACGACGTGGCCCATGGCCTGCTCGCCGTAATAGGACTGCCAGTTGGTGTTGGAGACGAACGACGCCGCCGTGTTGAACGCCTGGTCCGGGTCGATCGACACGAAGCCGAGGGAGCCCGGCAGCGATCCCTGGACGCGCTGGAGCGCGTAGAGGAGGAGAACACTCACCGCGGAGAAGGCGAGGACGCCGCGCAGATAGGCGGGCCAGCGCATCGACGTCGACGGGTCGGCGCCGATGGCCCGGTAGATCCACTTCTCGGGCCGGTAGTGCTTCTCGGAGGAGTAGACCCGGGCCATGTAGTCACCGAGCGGACGGTATGCGAGCGCGAGCGCGGCGATCAGCGCGAGCAGCTGCAGCACACCTGCTGTGAGAGGGTTCATTTCGGTGCTCAGAACCTCTCCGGGTGCACGAGCGCGACGACGAGGTAGATCAGCAGGGCGACGGCCACGACCAGGCCGGCGATGTTCTCGGCGGTCACAGCTTCGTCACTCCCCTCGCGATGAACGCCACCAGTGCGAATACCGCTGCCGTGGTGACGACGAAGGCCAGATCGGCCATCGTGAGCTCCTGTGTGAAGTGAATGAAATGGGATCGGCCGGTGGGGCCGATGGAAAGCAAACCCCAGGTCCGGCAGTACCTCGGGCGCCTTTGACGGGCTCCATACGGGGGCTGCCGCTTTCTTGATGCGGTCCCTACGCCGGGAAGGCCGGCCGGGGGTTGGGCCGGCGGGCCCTCCCATCGCCGAAATGCCGACGACCAGCAAGAACACCGCACGAGGTGCGTGGACGCCGGCGTTCGGACTTCCGGGGAACGGCCGCGGTTTCCGCATGCCGAGTGCATTCTGGGCGCGTAGGTGCGGCTGTACCGCACTTCCTTCGGCGCGGGGCGGTTGTCACCCGTCCCGAATTGTTTCTGGACACGGGTGAATGACGGGACGCCCCCGAGCCGGAAGTGCGGTATTCCGGCCGCTCCTATTCCCCGACGTCCCTCCCGCGGAAGTCGTCGAGGGTTTCCCGCCGTACGAGGAGCCGGGCGGAACCGTCACCGACCGCCACCACCGGAGGCCGCCCGACCAGGTTGTATCCGGAGGCCATGGACAAGTGGTAGGCGCCGGCGACGGGTACGGCGACCAGATCGCCCGGGCGTATGTCGCCGGGCAGCTCGACATCGGCGGCCAGGATGTCGCCCGCCTCGCAGTGCCTGCCCACGACGGTCGCCCGTGCGGGCGTGGCCGACGAGTGCCGGCCGACCATGCGCGGGACGTAGCGCGCCCCGTAGAGCGCGGGCCGGGGGTTGTCGCTCATGCCCCCGTCGACTGCCACGAAGACCTGGCCGCCCGCACGCTTGACGGCCAGGACGCGATAGAGAGCGACCCCGGCGGGGCCCGCGATGGCACGCCCGGGCTCGATCAGGAGGCGCGGAACGTCCAGCCGTGCGGCGGCGCAGCTCGCCACGAGTTCCGCGCGCAGGGCGCGGGCGAGGGCGGGGAGCGCCATCGACGGCTCGCCGGGGCGGTAGGCGACGCCGTGTCCGCCGCCCAGATCGAGTTCGTGCAGTACCACGCCGTGGACGTCGCGGATCCTGGCCATCAGTCCGACCATGCGGCGCAGGGCGGTGACGTAGGGCCTGATGTCCGTGATCTGGGAGCCGATGTGGCAGTGCAGGCCGGTGAGCCGCAACTGCGGCTGGTTCAGGACGCGGGCGATCGCGTGCTGAGCGGACCCGTCCGTCAGGGAGAGCCCGAACTTCTGGCCGTCGGTCCCCGTACGGATCTTCTCGTGCCCGCCGGCGGATATGCCCGGCGTCACCCGGATCATGACGCGCTGGGAACCGTGCGGTCCCACGGCGGCGGCCAGGCGCGCGATCTCCGACGGGCTGTCGATCACGATCCGTCCCACCCCGAGCCGCAGCGCGGCCTCCAGGTCGCGCGGTGACTTCGCGTTGCCGTGCAGGAGCATGCGCTCCGGCGGGAACCCGCCGGCGACCGCGAGTTCCAGTTCGCCCGCCGAGCACACGTCCATGCCGAGCCCTTCCTCGTCGACCCAGCGGGTGACGGCCCGGCAGAGCAACGCCTTGGCGGCGTACATCACTTCGGCCTCGGGAAAGGCATCCCGGTAGGTTCTGCACCGGGCCCGCAGCTCGCCCTCGTCCAGTACGTAGACCGGTGTCTCGAAGCGTTGGGCGATCTCCGACAGGGGCACCCCGCCGACGGCGAGGTCACCTCGGGGCAGACGTCCGGTCGAGGCGGGCCAGACGGACAGGTCGTCAGCGCCCGCGGCGATCACGGGCGGTGTGGTGATGGTCATGGAAGTCGCCCCCGTTCAGGCGGTACGGGCCGGCGCGCGGCCCGGCCGAGGCGTGGAGGCGGTGACCACCGCAGGAGCCGACAGAGTCGGGTCGACCGTCACCAGGTGCGCCCCGAGGGGTTCGCACAGGGTGCGCAGCAGCGCTTCCGAGAGCCGGACGTACGCCTGGCCGCGGCCGAGGGTCGCCTCCAGGCGAGCCGCACTCGTGAAGCCGACGGCCGTACGGATGCCCAAGGGCGTGCGGAACAGCCGTACGGCCGCCTCCGTGCCCCTTCCCGGCCGGACGGGCACGTGGAGGGGCCCGGCCGGGAGCGGTTCCTCGGGCTCGGGTTCGCTTTCGTACGAGATCAGGCACATGGCTTCTCCTGGGGGTGGGTGGCGGGTGGCGGCACCCGGAGCGAGAGGTGATCCGAGGCGCGCCACCGAAGCTATCCCCGGCCCGAGGCTCTCCGGGACGGCCCCTGACAGCTCCTTGACGCGGGGGGTCCGTGTCCATACAGGTCACTGACAGGGGGTGCGCCCCCGCGCGATGAGAGCTTAGGCATTTGCCTAGGAGTACTAGGCAGATGCATAATCGAGGTCATCGACGAGGGTGGTGCCCATGGTGCGTGCAGGACTGACAGCGGAACGACTGGCGCAGGCCGGAGCCGAACTTGCCGACGAGGCCGGGTTCGACAAGGTCACCGTCGCGGCACTCGCCCGGCGGTTCGGCGTCAAGGACGCGAGTCTGTACTCGCACGTGAAGAGCTCCCAGGACCTCAAGACCAGGATCGCCCTCCTGGCGCTGGCGGAACTCGCGGACCGCGTCGCCGCGGCGCTGGCCGGGCGGGCCGGCAAGGACGCCCTGGAGGCGTTCGCGAACGCCTACCGCGACTACGCCCGGGAGCACCCGGGCCGTTACGCCGCGGCGCAGCTCCGGCTGTCCTCCGAGGCCGCGGCCGCCAGTGCGGGAGTCAGGCACGCACAGATGACGCGGGCGATCCTGCGCGGCTACGACCTGACGGAGCCGGACCAGACACACGCCGTCAGGCTGCTGGGCAGCGTCTTCCACGGCTACATCAGCCTGGAGAGCGGCGGGAGCTTCAGCCACAGCTCGCCCGGGACGCAGGAGACCTGGGTGCGGGTCCTGGACGCGCTGGACGCCCTGCTGCGGAACTGGCCCACGGCCCCCTGACACCGGCCGGCCCCCTCGAACCCCACCAGCCATGCGCGACCGGACAGGCGGCACAGAATGCACCCCCACCACGACGGCACGCAGGGTGAGTTGACGGAGATTCCGCTCACCGGACAACTCCTGCGTGGCTTCAGCGAGCTGGAGAGCACGGAGCGCGGCCTGCTGCCGCACCGTCTCCCCGCCCGGGCCCGAACCCGGAACACCGACGCGCAGCTCGCCCTGGCCGAGGCACAGCCGTCCGGGGTGCGGCTCGCACTGCGTACCCGTGCCACCGTCCTGGAGCTCGACACCCTGCCGACCAAGCGGGCCTACGTGGGCGCACCGCCCAGGCCGGACGGTGTCTATGACCTGCTCGTCGACGGCACCTTCGCCGGCAGCACCACGGTGGCCGGCGGAGACGTCCTGACCATCGACATGACCACGGGATCGGCCGAGGTCCGGCCGGGGGACGCGGGCACCGCCCGCTTCGCCGGACTGGCCCCCGGCATGAAGGACGTGGAGATCTGGCTCCCGCACAACGAGACGACCCGACTGGTCGCCCTGCGCGCGAACGCCCCCGTCGAGCCGATCCCGGCCGGGAGCCGCAAGGTGTGGCTGCACCACGGGAGTTCGATCAGCCAGGGATCCGACGCCGCGAGCCCGACGGCGACCTGGCCCGCCCGCGCCGCCGCTCTCGGCGGGGTGGAGCTGATCAACCTCGGGCTCGGGGGCAGCGCCCTGCTCGACCCGTTCACCGCCCGGGCGCTCAGCGACACCCCGGCCGACCGGATCAGCGTCAAGATCGGCATCAACCTGGTCAACACCGACCTGATGCGCCTCCGCGCCTTCACACCGGCCGTCCACGGATTCCTCGACACCGTCCGCGAAGGGCACCCGGCCACACCGCTCCTGGTCGTCTCACCGGTCCTGTGCCCCATTCACGAGGACACGCCCGGTCCGAGCGCTCCCGACTTCACCGCGCTCGGCGAGGGCAGGCTGCGCTTCCGCGCGGCGGGCGATCCGGCGGAGACCGCCGCCGGGAAGCTCACCCTGACCGTCGTCAGGGACGAACTGGCGCGCATCGTCGAGCAGCGTGCGGCGGAGGACCCCCACCTGTACTACCTCGACGGCCGCGAGCTCTACGGCGAGGCGGACCACGCCGAACTTCCGCTGCCCGACGGACTCCACCCCGACGCCGCCACACACCTGCGCATGGGCGAGCGGTTCGCGTCGCTGGTGTTCGCCGCCGACGGCCCGTTCGCGGCCTCAGGCGACTGATCCGGTCCTCCCGCCGGCGCCGTACCCGACCGGAGCACGCCCCGGCCGTCGAGTACGTCCGACCGTCGAGCACGGCCGGCCGGAACGGAGCCTCTCGTCCGGATCAGCCGGGCTCCGGTCCTGTCGGCCTCTACCTGGCCTTCCGTCATTGAGGACGCCCCAATGCCCAGCCCGACACGTCGGCCAGCCGCCCGCGCCACAGGGGAAGCCCCAGCGACCCCGTGCCACCGAACAGCAGTGTCGCGTCCCGGAGATGGATCCAGCGCGGCAGCTGGGAGGACCCCTCGTCGGCCCCCAGCTCCCGGATTCCCTGGTCGACGGTCTCCGGGAACTCCGCGATGAGGTTCGCGCCCTCGCCCTCGACCTGGCGCAGACTCCTGGCCCAGTCCGCCTTCCACGCCTCGTGCCCGATCACGTCGCCGTGCAGGACGCCGCCGGTCAGGGTGAGGGTGATGGGGAGGCTGGAACGCATCTCCCTGTCCAGCAACTGGATGAGAAGCTGCAGTTGCAGGTCGGGCACGGGCTCCGTCGTCACCGCGGTCGCACCCGACTGTGCTTCGACAGACTCGATCATGACTCCACTCCCTCTCGCCCGTTGAACAGCAGGTGAAGGCCCGTATGCCCCGCGCGCGGGCCGCCACACCCCGGCGGCCGGGTGACCTGGCGAGCCGAGGCCCGGCCGCCTCAGAGCCAGCGGCGGATCGGCAGGATCGCGGCCTCCCGCACCCGCTGGCCCACGGAGCGGCGCTTCCAGCGGCCCTCCTCGATGAGCACGCTTCGCTGCAGGTCCTCCTCGAAGTGCTCGTCGAGGGTCGCGGTGAAGGCCGGGTCCAGGACGGTGAGCATCACTTCCTCGTCGTGGTCGAGGGAGCGGCGGTTGAAGTTGGTCGACCCGATGAGCGAGGCCACGCCGTCCACCGTGAGCGCCTTCGTGTGGAGCATGGTGGGCTGGTACTCGTAGATCTTCACGCCGCAGGCGGTGAGGTCCTCGTAGTGGTGCTGCCCGGCCAGCTGGCACACCCGCTTGTCGGTGTGCGGGCCGGGCAGCAGGATCTCCACGGTGACACCGCGCCGGGCGGTGGCACACAGCAGCTCGACGAAATACGTGTCGGGCGCGAAGTACGCCGTCGTCAGGCGCACCCGCTCCTCGGCGGACTCCAGCACGACACGGAGCAGGGTCTGCATGTCCTGCCAGCCGAAGCTGGCCGAACCCCGCACCACCTGCACGACGGCGTCGCCGTGGTGCGTGGCGTCGACGAACCGGTCCCGGTCGGTGAACAACTCGTCATGGCACTCGGCCCAGTTCTGGGCGAACGCGGCGGCCAGGCCGTCCACGGCGGGCCCCCGCACCTGGACATGGGTGTCGCGCCACTCACGCTCGTTGCGGGCGTCGCCGCACCACTCCTCGGCGATCCCCACCCCGCCCGTGAACGCCGTCCGCTCGTCGGTGATGAGGACCTTGCGGTGGCAGCGGTGGTTCTGCTTCAGCGGCGAGAGGTACAGCGGCTTGCGGAACCACGCCACCTCCACCCCGGCGTCCTCCATCATCCCCAGCTGGTCCTTCTCGATCAGCCGGCTCCCGAACCCGTCGAGCAGCAGCCGCACCCGCACACCCGCACGCGCCCGCTCCGACAACGCCTCCGCGAAGTCCCTCGCTATGTCACCGCGCCAGTACACGAACGTCATCATGTCCACGGTGTGCTCGGCACCACGGATCGCACCCAGCATCGCGGCGAAGATCTCGTCCCCGTTGCGCAGGGGGACCACCTCGTTGCCCTCGGTGGCCGCGATGCCGATGAGGCGTTCCAGCCGTCGCCGGAGCCGTCGGGTGCGCTCGGTGTGGAGCGCGTTGCCGGATCTGGAGGGGGTGGACTTCTCGTCTATGTGGCTCGTCATCTCTCACCTGGTCGACGGGGGTGTGGGCAGGGCGACTACTCCCAGGCTTTCCGGGCAAGGGCCGGGGGCGGTCCACTCCACCCCCTGTCCCGAGCGGGGCCGGTCATGCCCCGCGCCGGGCGTGTACCGCGTCACTCCGGTCGGGTCGTGGGGACGGCGGCGGCACAGCCCGCGCCTGAGCCGCGCCCGGATGTCCGACGAGGATGGGAACGAGGGCTCCTGCCCGTCGCGAGCCTCACGGCACGCTGGGGGGAGACCCCTCACACCGGCACGGGGTAGGCGATCCGGGCTCGCACCGACGCGGCGCGGTGTGCCGGCGCTGCTCCCTCCGCCCGGCACGGCCGACGGCCCCCGGCACGTGCCGGGGGCCGTCGGCCGTGCCGGGCGGGGTCAGACCGCCGGAGCCGGGTAGGTCGGGTACTCCACGCCGGAGACGTGCTGGACGACCCGGATGACCTGGGAGGAGTAGCCGAACTCGTTGTCGTACCAGAGGTAGAGGATCGCGTTGTCGCCCTCCACCTTCGTCGCGCCCGCGTCGACGATCGAGGCGTGGCGCGAGCCGATGAAGTCGCTGGAGACCGCGTCGGGAGCGGTGATGAAGTCGATCTGCCGCCTCAGCGGCGAGGTCAGCGACACGTTGCGGAGGTAGTCGAGGACCTCCTGGCGGTCGGTGCCGCGGGCGAGCTGCAGGTTGAGGATCGCGATGGAGACGTCCGGCACCGGCACGCGGATCGAACTGCCCGTGATCGTGGCGGCGAGGTCGGGCAGGGCCTTCGTGACGGCCGACGCCGCGCCCGTCTCGGTGATCACCATGTTGAGGGGCGCCGAGCGGCCGCGGCGGTCGGAGTCGTGGTAATTGTCCAGCAGGTTCTGGTCGTTGGTGAACGAGTGGACGGTCTCCACGTGTCCGCGCAGCACGCCGTACTCGTCGGCCATCGCCTTCAACGGCGGCACGATCGCGTTGGTGGTGCAGGAGGCGCAGGAGATGATCTGCTCGTCCGGCTTGATCGTCTCGTGGTTGACGCCGTGGACGATGTTGGGGACGTCGCCCTTGCCCGGTGCGGTCAGTACGACCTTCGCGATGCCGGGGAGCAGGTGCTTGGACAGGCCCTCGCGGTCGCGCCAGCGGCCGGTGTTGTCGATGAGGATGGCGTCCTTGATCCCGTGCGCCGTGTAGTCCACGGTCGTCGGGTCGTCGGAGTAGATCACCTGGATCTCGTTGCCGTTGGCGATGATCCGGTTGTTCGCCTCGTCGACGGTGATGGTGCCCTGGAACTGGCCGTGGATCGAGTCGCGGCGCAGCAGGGAGGCGCGCTTGACGATGTCCTGCCCGGCTCCCCGGCGTACGACGATGGCACGCAGCCGCAGGCCGTTGCCCGAGCCGGTCTTCTCGATGAGCAGGCGGGCCAGGAGGCGGCCGATGCGGCCGAAGCCGTAGAGGACGACGTCACGCGACTCGCGGCGCTCGGTCTTGTTGGCGCCGGTGGCGCCGGCGACGGCTTCGGCGGTGAAGTCCTCGACCGACAGGCCGTGGTCGTCGCTCCGGTAGGTCGCGGCGAGCATTCCGAGGTCGATCTGGGACGGGCCGAGGTCGAGGGCGCTCAGCGCGCGCAGGAAGGGCAGCGTCTCGGTGACCGAGAGCTCCTCGCCGGCTATCTGCCGGGCGAAGCGGTGCGTCTTGAGGATGCTGACCACCGACTTGTTCACCAGGGAGCGGCTGTGGAGCAGGATCGTCACGTCCCGCTCCCGGTGCAGCTTCCCGATGATCGGGATCATCGACTCCGCGATCTCCTCACGGGTCTTCCAATTGGTGAACGAGTCCTCGGTGGCAGTCACAAGTCCATCTTTCGAGCTAGGCGGTGCTCATATGTTAACCGCACGTGAAAACGCTCGTTCACTCGGTGCCGCCCCCGGCTGCGGCGCGGGGCTTCCGCCCTGTCTTGACCGGGTTCCCGATGGGGCTCGGCCCGTGGCCGAGGGGCGAGCGCGGTCGGCCTGCGGTGACGTCGAGGGCCGTGCCCGCCCTGTCGTGCTCGAGGCGCGCGTGCACGCGGCGGAGCAGGAGGGCGAAGCACTCGCGCTCGTCCGTGGTCAGCGGGGCGAGCAACTCCGACTCGGCCGCCGCGATGTCTGCGTTCAGTGCGGTCAGGGCGCACCTGCCCGCCTGCGTCAGTGTGACCTCGATCCGGCGGCGGTCGGAGGGGTCGCGGGCGCACTCGACGTATCCGGCACGGTCGAGATCGGTGACCGTTCTGGCGAGGTCGCTCTGATTCATGTCCAGCCGTGAGGCGAGATCACCCTTGGACACCCGGCCGGCGCCCTCCAGCATGGCCAGGATGGTGAGATGCCAGAGTCGCAGCCCGTGGGCCGACAGCCGCTCGGTGAGTCTGCGGCGTGCGGCCTTGCCCGCGGCGTACATGAGGTAGGCGTTCAGGTCGAGCACGCTCGGGGGTGCCGCGGGGGGTGGCGGGCCGGGCCTTCCTGGGGCCTGGGGGGCCGGTATGTCGCGTTCCGTCCCGGGGGAGGCCGGCTGGGGCATGGTTCTTCCTCCTCGGACACCGCGATGCGGCTCGCGTGCTTCGTAAAGCAAGCCTAACCTTAGTGTGCAATGAGGTTTATCCTGAACGGAGTTGATGTCACGTCACCCGCCGAAGGGGAATGCGGTCCGGCCCGCCGACTGTGTCGGCGGGCCGGAGGACGGCAGGGAGCGGTGCAGGCGGGGAGGGGGTCAGCTCGCCGCCCTCCGGCGGCCCTTCGCCGCCGCGACGAGTTCGGAAGTCGTCGCAAGTTTCAGCCTGGGGCGTCCGTCCCGGCGTCCCAGGGCCAGTTCGGTCCGCTCGATCCGCGCCAGGCCGCGGGCGTCCACGATCTCGCGGTTACGGCGCCGGGCAAGCCGCTGGAAGGCCTTCGCCCCGTGTTCCGGTGGGGCCAGTGTGCCCCCGACGGCGTCCTCCAGCAGGGCGCCGACCGTCTCGGCGGCGCACGTCCTGTTGGCGCCGATGCCACCCGAAGGGCCGCGCTTGATCCATCCCACGACGTACGTCCCCGGTCGGTCCGTCACCCTGCCCGCCACATGCGGAACGGTGCCGCTCGCCTCGTCGAACGGCAGGCCTGCGAGCGCGACCCCGCGCTGGCCGACGGCACTCAGCAGCATTCCGGCCGGGATCTCCCGGGCCCCCATGCCGCTCCTGGCCTCCGTGACCCGCACACCGGTGACGGTGCCGTCGCCCAGTGCCTCCAGCGGCGAGGAGTGGAAGCGGAACACGATGCGACGCCCCGCGGACGGCGGGAGCGACCAGTCCACCCGCTCGCGCGCGACACCGGTCAGCAGCGCGGCCCGTTCCCCGGGAGGGGCCGCATCGATCGCGGCACCCACCCTCGGGTCGTGGTCGTCCACGACCAGGTCCACGCCCGGCAGATGCTTCAGCGCGAGCAGCTCCGACCTCGTGTACGCCGCGTCCTCGGGACCGCGCCGCCCGAGCACCACCACCTCGCGCACGGCGCCGGCTCGCAGGGCGTGGAGTGCGTGGCCCGCGATGTCACCGGCGGCGAGGGCGGCGGGGTCCGAGACCAGGATCCTCGCCACGTCCAGGGCGACGTTTCCGTTGCCGGCCACGACGACCCGCTCCGCGGACAGGTCGATCGCGTCCGCGGCGACGTCCGGGTGGGCGTTGTACCAGGAGACGAACGTCGAGGCGCAGACGCTGCCGGGCAGGTCCTCGCCCGGTATCCCCAGCCGGCGGCCTGCCGGCGCGCCGACCGCGTAGATCACCGCGTCGTGGTGGGACGCCAGTTCCGCGGGGGTGATGTCCCGGCCGACCTCCAGGCCGAGGTGCATGCGTACCCGGGGGTGGGTGTGGAAGCGGGCGAAGGCGTCGCCGGCCTTCCGGGTCGGCCGGTGGTCGGGCGCCACGCCGTAGCGGATCAGGCCGCCCGCGACGGGCAGCCGGTCGATCAGCGTCACTTCGGCACCCGTGTGCAGCAGCAGGTCCTCGGCGGCGTACATCCCCGCCGGTCCCGTGCCGACCACCGCGACCCGGAGCGGGCCGAAGTCCGACGGCAGACTGCGCTCGAAGGACGGCCCGCCCCACACGTGGAAGTTCGGCCCTCCGGGCGCCGCCGCCGGCTCACGGCCCGCGAAGTAGGCCGCGTTGAGGGGGCCGTACTCCCGCTGCGCGGCGGGCAGGGCATCCGTCGGGAAGACCGCGTCCACCGGGCAGGCGTCGGCGCAGGCGCCGCAGTCGATACAGGACTTCGGGTCGATGTACAGCATCTCCGTCCGGCCGAAGTCGGCTTCGTCCGGCGTCGGATGGATGCAGTTCACGGGGCACACCGAGACACAGGTGGCGTCGCTGCAGCACGTCTGGGTGATGGCGTAGGTCATGTCGTCCGCTCAGATCAGGTGGGCACGCTTGTAGAACACCAGGGCGGGCTTGGTGAGCAGGCGGGCGGACGCCAGGAAGTCCATCAGTCCCGAACAGCTCGACCGCATCATCGACTTGTGGTGTTCGTTGGTCTTCGCCTCGCCGAGGGCGCGCTCCGGGTCGAGTCCCGCGTTGGCGTAGACGTCCTTGTTGACCATGCTCGTGACGATGACGTACGAGGCGATGGCGATGACCAGCGCATTGATACGGCGTCGCACGGGCCCCGCGCCGCTCAGGTGCTTGCGGGTCTCCGCGCGGGCGAACTTCATGTGGCGGGACTCCTCGACGACATGGATGTTGTTGATCGTGCGGACGAAGGGCACGACCCTCTCGTCCCGCATCCAGTCGCGCTGCATGACGTCGAGGACCTCCTCGGCGACGAGGATCGCCGCGTACGCCGCCTCGCCGAACGCGAGTGTCTTGAAGGCCCGTCCCAGCTCCACCGCGACACGGCGCGGACGGTAGGCGGGGGCGCCGAGCTTCTGCGCGCCGCGGGCGAACATGATCGAGTGCCGGCACTCCTCGGCTATCTCGGTCAGCGCCCACTGGACGTCCGTGCTCGTCGGGTCCTTCGCGTAGACGTCACGCAGGATCATCTGCTGCAGGATCATCTCGAACCAGATGCCGGTGCTCGCGACCGACGCGGCTTCCTGACGCGTGAGTTCCGTGCGCTGCGCCTGGGTCAGCTCCGCCCAGTAGGCGGTGCCGTACAGGGTGCTCCACTCCGGGCTCGCGCCGTGGTACGCCTTGTCCAGCGGGGTGTCCCAGTCGACCTCGGTGGCGGGGTCGTAGGCGAGCGTCGCCGCGGATTCGAGCAGACGGCGGGTGAGGTCGTTCTCGGGGGGCCGGTCCTGCGCGTCCGGCCGGACGGTGCTGCTTGCCATGGTGCGGCTCCTCGGTTCGTCAGCGATGTTCCTTGGCGCTGTCACAGCGTGGTCGGGGGACGGGCCGTCATGTGCCGTACCCGGGTGGAGGCATGGCGGCAGGGTCGGGCGAGGGGCTGGGCGCGGGCCTCGCCCGGCCGCCTTCCGTCCCGCTTGTTAGACGCAAGGTATAGCAAGGACTCCCGGCGGGCCTACCCCCCAGTAAGAAATGTGAGCGCATCACCGCCGCATCTCCGGGCGGCGCGGCGTCCGTGGACCCGTCACGCGATTCCCGAACCGCGGGCCAGGAGCAGCGCGACATCCGCCGAGGCCACGACGACCGTCCCGGCCAGCGCGGCCTTGCGCCGGGTCCCGTCGCGGCGCGGAGCGGCTCCCGCGGCCGTCGCCACCGTCCCGCAGAGCGCGACGGCCGCGAGTGCGACGACG from Streptomyces sp. NBC_01341 includes these protein-coding regions:
- a CDS encoding FAD-dependent oxidoreductase produces the protein MTYAITQTCCSDATCVSVCPVNCIHPTPDEADFGRTEMLYIDPKSCIDCGACADACPVDAVFPTDALPAAQREYGPLNAAYFAGREPAAAPGGPNFHVWGGPSFERSLPSDFGPLRVAVVGTGPAGMYAAEDLLLHTGAEVTLIDRLPVAGGLIRYGVAPDHRPTRKAGDAFARFHTHPRVRMHLGLEVGRDITPAELASHHDAVIYAVGAPAGRRLGIPGEDLPGSVCASTFVSWYNAHPDVAADAIDLSAERVVVAGNGNVALDVARILVSDPAALAAGDIAGHALHALRAGAVREVVVLGRRGPEDAAYTRSELLALKHLPGVDLVVDDHDPRVGAAIDAAPPGERAALLTGVARERVDWSLPPSAGRRIVFRFHSSPLEALGDGTVTGVRVTEARSGMGAREIPAGMLLSAVGQRGVALAGLPFDEASGTVPHVAGRVTDRPGTYVVGWIKRGPSGGIGANRTCAAETVGALLEDAVGGTLAPPEHGAKAFQRLARRRNREIVDARGLARIERTELALGRRDGRPRLKLATTSELVAAAKGRRRAAS
- a CDS encoding glyceraldehyde-3-phosphate dehydrogenase, which codes for MTATEDSFTNWKTREEIAESMIPIIGKLHRERDVTILLHSRSLVNKSVVSILKTHRFARQIAGEELSVTETLPFLRALSALDLGPSQIDLGMLAATYRSDDHGLSVEDFTAEAVAGATGANKTERRESRDVVLYGFGRIGRLLARLLIEKTGSGNGLRLRAIVVRRGAGQDIVKRASLLRRDSIHGQFQGTITVDEANNRIIANGNEIQVIYSDDPTTVDYTAHGIKDAILIDNTGRWRDREGLSKHLLPGIAKVVLTAPGKGDVPNIVHGVNHETIKPDEQIISCASCTTNAIVPPLKAMADEYGVLRGHVETVHSFTNDQNLLDNYHDSDRRGRSAPLNMVITETGAASAVTKALPDLAATITGSSIRVPVPDVSIAILNLQLARGTDRQEVLDYLRNVSLTSPLRRQIDFITAPDAVSSDFIGSRHASIVDAGATKVEGDNAILYLWYDNEFGYSSQVIRVVQHVSGVEYPTYPAPAV
- a CDS encoding AurF N-oxygenase family protein, which gives rise to MASSTVRPDAQDRPPENDLTRRLLESAATLAYDPATEVDWDTPLDKAYHGASPEWSTLYGTAYWAELTQAQRTELTRQEAASVASTGIWFEMILQQMILRDVYAKDPTSTDVQWALTEIAEECRHSIMFARGAQKLGAPAYRPRRVAVELGRAFKTLAFGEAAYAAILVAEEVLDVMQRDWMRDERVVPFVRTINNIHVVEESRHMKFARAETRKHLSGAGPVRRRINALVIAIASYVIVTSMVNKDVYANAGLDPERALGEAKTNEHHKSMMRSSCSGLMDFLASARLLTKPALVFYKRAHLI
- a CDS encoding MarR family winged helix-turn-helix transcriptional regulator codes for the protein MPQPASPGTERDIPAPQAPGRPGPPPPAAPPSVLDLNAYLMYAAGKAARRRLTERLSAHGLRLWHLTILAMLEGAGRVSKGDLASRLDMNQSDLARTVTDLDRAGYVECARDPSDRRRIEVTLTQAGRCALTALNADIAAAESELLAPLTTDERECFALLLRRVHARLEHDRAGTALDVTAGRPRSPLGHGPSPIGNPVKTGRKPRAAAGGGTE